Proteins encoded together in one Schistocerca americana isolate TAMUIC-IGC-003095 chromosome 8, iqSchAmer2.1, whole genome shotgun sequence window:
- the LOC124545488 gene encoding uncharacterized protein LOC124545488 — MKAVLAVVILGAAAAAFATAVPTNPSTGQHRHQDQPNERRDIGVGDVNFGRESFNPNVNVNNKHYPSPGASSDSGVGRVNFGVGSFNPNVNVNNTAYPPVHVPIGTYHPLPCNKQRTPVCQ; from the coding sequence GTGCTCGCCGTGGTGATCCTGGGCGCGGCAGCCGCCGCCTTTGCTACTGCAGTGCCCACCAATCCCAGCACCGGGCAGCATCGCCACCAAGACCAGCCTAACGAGAGACGCGATATCGGAGTGGGGGATGTGAACTTCGGCCGTGAGAGCTTCAACCCCAACGTCAATGTAAATAACAAGCATTATCCTTCACCAGGTGCATCCAGCGACTCTGGAGTGGGTAGGGTGAACTTCGGCGTTGGCAGCTTCAACCCCAACGTCAATGTAAACAACACTGCCTACCCCCCTGTTCACGTACCCATCGGAACCTACCACCCTCTGCCCTGTAACAAGCAGCGAACTCCCGTCTGTCAATAA